In Corynebacterium sp. P4-C1, the sequence TCTCCGGAAGCTGAACATCGACCGGGGTGATGCGGATGACCTGTGCGTCGACAAAAGCGGACTTGCCGGACAGGAGGAAGCGGAGGGTGGACTCCACCTTGTTGATCTGGCCGCCATCGATCGTCGGATCAACGTAGACCAGCTGGACGGTTGCAGACTTGCGCATTTCCTTCGCCAGGGAACGGGTGAAGCCTTCGAGGGCGCGTGCGGCGATGCGCGCATCGGCGCCGTCGATAAGCTCCGGTGTCGTGCCGATGACCACGATGCGCGCGTTGTCCAGGACCTTCTTCAGCTGCGGGTTGAAGAATTCGTACAGTTGCACCAGGTCCTCCGGCTTCTTCAGCTCGGTCGCGTCGAAAACGATGCCTGCGCGCTTGGTGTCCGCTTCCGCCTTGATGAGCTTGTACGGCCCGTCGAGAAGCGGGGTGATCTGGTCCGCCAGACGGCCGTTGCCGCCGACGACCACCGGGCCGTGGAGAAGCGGCTCGCCCTGCTTGTAACGGCGCAGGGGGTAGCCCTGGGGGACACCCGCCTTCGCGGCGAGCGGGGAGTTGATGAACTGTTCAAGGAGGCCTTGCTTTGCCACTTTTTTCTCCTTCATTTTCGGCAATAGCGACCGTTCTCATTCGGTAGCTCTGTGTCGGATACTATTATAAGATCGCAATGGTGACGAACCTTACAAAGTTCAAACTTTGTAAAGTGCCAGACAAAAAGCCTCGCGCGAGGCACTGAACAGCAGTAACTCGCCTGAGGTCTAATCGGAACTGCAGGAGATAAGCATGAATCAACCCCGCAAAGTAGCCATCCTCGGCGGAAACCGTATCCCGTTCGCGCGTTCCAACAAGGAGTACGCGAACGCCTCTAACCAGGACATGCTGACCTCGGCCCTCAACGGCCTGGTCGCCCGCTATGGCCTGCAGGACAAGGAACTCGGTCTCGTTGTCGGTGGCGCAGTGCTCAAACACGCGCGCGATTTCAACCTCGTCCGCGAGTCCGTGCTCGGCTCCGAGCTGGCGTCCACGACCCCGGCATTCGACGTGCAGCACGCCTGCGGCACGTCTCTGACTTCCGCGATCCAGGTCGCGGACGCAATTGCTCTCGGCCGCATCGAGAACGGCATCGCCTGCGGCGCGGACACCACCTCGGACGCGCCGCTGGCCGTCAACGACACCCTTCGCAAGACCCTGATCCGTCTGTCCACCGCGAAGTCCGCTAAGGACCAGCTGAAGCTCGTCGGCTCCATCCGTCCGAACCAGCTGGCGCCGGAGCAGCCGCAGAACGGCGAGCCGCGGACCGGCCTGTCTATGGGTGAACACGCAGCTATCACCGCACGCGAGATGGAGATCACCCGTGAGGCACAGGACGAACTGGCGGCGACCTCCCACCAGAACCTGGCCAAGGCGTACGACGAAGGCTTCTTCAACGACCTGATGACCCCGTTCTTGGGTGTCAACCGCGACACCAACCTGCGCCCTGACTCTTCTGTGGAGAAGCTGGCCAAGCTCAAGCCGGTCTTCGGCAAGAAGGACGCGGAGCAGCACGGCGGCACCGCCACGATGACGGCGGGCAACTCGACCCCGCTCACCGACGGCGCGGCGGCTGTCCTCCTCGGCTCCGAGGAGTGGGCCAAGGAGCAGAACCTGCCGGTCCAGGCGTACATCGTCGATTCCGAGCTCGCCGCAGTCGACTTCGTGTCCGGCAAGGACGGCCTGCTCATGGCTCCAACCTATGCCGTCCCGCGCCTGCTCGAGCGCAACGGCCTGACCCTCCAGGACTTCGACTTCTACGAGATCCACGAGGCATTCGCCTCCCAGGTGCTGGCCACTCTCAAGGCGTGGGAGGACGAGACCTACTGCCGCGAGCGCCTCGGACTCGACGCCCCGCTGGGTTCCATCGATCGCTCCAAGCTCAACGTCAAGGGCTCCTCGCTGGCAGCCGGCCACCCGTTCGCGGCGACCGGCGCGCGCATCCTCGCATCCGCCGCGAAGA encodes:
- a CDS encoding acetyl-CoA C-acetyltransferase translates to MSMNQPRKVAILGGNRIPFARSNKEYANASNQDMLTSALNGLVARYGLQDKELGLVVGGAVLKHARDFNLVRESVLGSELASTTPAFDVQHACGTSLTSAIQVADAIALGRIENGIACGADTTSDAPLAVNDTLRKTLIRLSTAKSAKDQLKLVGSIRPNQLAPEQPQNGEPRTGLSMGEHAAITAREMEITREAQDELAATSHQNLAKAYDEGFFNDLMTPFLGVNRDTNLRPDSSVEKLAKLKPVFGKKDAEQHGGTATMTAGNSTPLTDGAAAVLLGSEEWAKEQNLPVQAYIVDSELAAVDFVSGKDGLLMAPTYAVPRLLERNGLTLQDFDFYEIHEAFASQVLATLKAWEDETYCRERLGLDAPLGSIDRSKLNVKGSSLAAGHPFAATGARILASAAKTLEQNGGGRTLISICAAGGQGVVAIIER